The genomic segment CGGGGGGACCCAAAAGACTCACCGAATACGGGTTGAGCGGGCCGGCTCGAGCATGCGCGTCTCTGTGAGAATCAACGATCGACTCGACGTGCCTTTCATCATCGATACCGGTGCAACGGATGTGGTGCTTCCCGCATGGGCGGCGAAGGAACTCGGGCTCGCGATAGAGGGGCCGGGGGTCCGCACTTCGCCGCGGCAGACTGCGAACGGACTCATACACGCGCCGGTTTTAATGCTCGAATCGGTCAAGTTGGGTTCGGCAGAGGTCAAGAACGTGGCGGGCCTCGTAATCAGTAGCATGAGCGAGGGCTTGCTCGGACTCTCCTTCTTTAACCACTTCACTTACAACATCGATGCGGCAAACGGCATCGTGACGCTGACCCCTAACGGCCTGGCAGAAAACGGCACACTGCGGGGCGGGCGAAGCAAGGGACAGTGGAGTGCGGAGTTTCGCTCGCTTCATCGCCAGATCGAATTGGCGGAGTCGCATCTTGGTGACATGTCCGCCGGCCGCTCGCGGGAACGTAGCCGGCTCGAAGCGTATCTTGAAAAGTCGGAAGAGCGCCTGCGCCTGC from the Myxococcales bacterium genome contains:
- a CDS encoding TIGR02281 family clan AA aspartic protease, with the protein product MAVVSKFVSRLKAGSLARIAGWFLLVGILFFCVSASAEIYRWIDESGRMHFTQDLGQVPLRYRTLSKAAAEAPKGRSPVQHYTPPKLPARLDTGHASRGAGGTQKTHRIRVERAGSSMRVSVRINDRLDVPFIIDTGATDVVLPAWAAKELGLAIEGPGVRTSPRQTANGLIHAPVLMLESVKLGSAEVKNVAGLVISSMSEGLLGLSFFNHFTYNIDAANGIVTLTPNGLAENGTLRGGRSKGQWSAEFRSLHRQIELAESHLGDMSAGRSRERSRLEAYLEKSEERLRLLDTEADQARVPFPWRD